A window from Zingiber officinale cultivar Zhangliang chromosome 7A, Zo_v1.1, whole genome shotgun sequence encodes these proteins:
- the LOC122000240 gene encoding stress-associated endoplasmic reticulum protein 2-like, with protein MTTSRRLADRKIAKFQRNITRSGSAADTAGKKGKDYPVGPIVLGFFVFVVIGSSLFQIIRTAMSGGFA; from the exons ATG ACTACATCCAGGCGCCTCGCTGACAGGAAAATTGCCAAGTTTCAACGAAACATCACAAGGAGTGGCTCGGCTGCTGACACGgcaggaaagaaaggaaaggactACCCTGTTGGCCCGATCGTGCTGGGGTTCTTTGTCTTTGTGGTTATTGGATCAT CTCTGTTCCAGATAATAAGAACAGCGATGAGTGGAGGATTTGCCTGA